In Mytilus edulis chromosome 7, xbMytEdul2.2, whole genome shotgun sequence, a single genomic region encodes these proteins:
- the LOC139481843 gene encoding tyrosinase-like protein 2, whose protein sequence is MKPTSQLLLLLLWHSVLLSVCDVITNQYPALVSECKDHDSQKQYKCILSNLDKADWSRDDADGLKLRLRQDFYWHPTKRIRRECRALTREEFKEMVDAINALKKDKSMSPNVYDYIADYHTNEAVNSVHFGSNFFGWHKMYILKFEELLRKVNPNVTLCYWDSRLDHHMKDPKKSMMFTSEFFGDARGPIQTGPFARWKTIRNKLLFRDLGKEGNPISYKDIETVLSKKHHVQITNPTSDPNSEVEMMHNMVHAFVGGQMNDFNTSSQDPFFWIHHAFIDAVWTVFCRQLRHRNIDPQDDYVIVDNEKHKPERYMDHLFPMKNIDGYSDYFANNIYSYGDFAKCPTCLNSPYLKCDHASNKCVGIELHEPRRRVETPPKRIKTNHLSTPQNDFTVLAGDDKDWVYIPVKIVVRNALEKSLKKNVIGGCEYLGAGYDDLCSKSVAIVQSNGITYHGTYRNYIVNDASIPQWVYAYVGVKDPGTGSSQAFISITDKNHKPCDAFCLDLKAKKYRSCPGVISVTNKKPRLYYNTLKEAEENGYPFNPLEPDTLDPRIKMAFLCY, encoded by the exons ATGAAGCCTACATCACAACTACTGCTATTGCTCCTATGGCATTCCGTATTATTATCCGTCTGTGACGTCATAACTAACCAGTATCCTGCTTTGGTTTCCGAATGTAAAGATCATGACTCACAGAAGCAATATAAGTGTATACTGTCAAATCTTGACAAAGCAGATTGGTCACGTGACGATGCAGATGGCTTAAAACTGAGATTACGACAAGACTTTTACTGGCATCCAACAAAAAGGATACGACGAGAATGTAGAGCACTAACGAGAGAAGAATTCAAAGAAATGGTTGATGCTATAAATGCTTTAAAGAAAGATAAA AGTATGTCTCCTAATGTTTATGACTACATTGCTGATTACCATACAAACGAAGCAGTTAATTCGGTTCACTTTGGTTCCAACTTTTTTGGCTGGCATAAAATGTATATTCTAAA ATTTGAAGAGCTGCTACGAAAAGTCAACCCAAATGTAACATTATGCTACTGGGATTCAAGATTAGACCACCACATGAAAGACCCCAAGAAATCCATGATGTTTACATCAGAGTTTTTCGGTGATGCTAGAGGTCCAATCCAAACAGGACCTTTTGCACGTTGgaaaacaataagaaataaacttcTCTTTCGAGACTTAGGAAAAGAAGGAAATCCCATTTCTTATAAAGATATAGAAACCGTTTTATCAAAAAAGCACCACGTCCAAATAACGAACCCGACATCGGATCCTAACAGTGAAGTCGAAATGATGCATAATATGGTCCATGCCTTCGTCGGTGGTCAAATGAATGATTTCAATACTAGTTCACAAGATCCATTTTTCTGGATTCATCATGCTTTCATTGATGCAGTTTGGACCGTTTTTTGTCGGCAGTTACGTCATCGTAATATAGATCCACAAGACGATTACGTCATCGTCGATAATGAAAAGCACAAACCCGAGAGATATATGGATCATCTATTTCCTATGAAGAATATAGATGGATATAGTGATTATTTTGCCAATAACATATATTCGTATGGTGATTTTGCAAAATGTCCTACTTGTTTAAACTCTCCATACCTAAAATGCGACCATGCATCAAACAAGTGTGTAGGCATCGAGCTTCACGAACCACGTAGAAGGGTGGAGACCCCAccaaaaagaataaaaacaaaccatTTATCTACACCTCAGAATGATTTTACCGTACTGGCAGGAGATGATAAAGACTGGGTCTATATCCCGGTTAAAATTGTTGTTCGGAATGCACTAGAAAAATCTCTAAAGAAAAATGTCATAGGTGGATGTGAATATTTAGGAGCCGGATATGATGATTTATGTTCAAAGTCTGTAGCCATAGTTCAATCCAATGGAATTACATACCACGGAACATATAGAAATTATATTGTAAACGATGCTTCTATTCCTCAGTGGGTATACGCATATGTTGGAGTTAAAGATCCAGGAACAGGGTCCAGTCAGGCTTTCATCAGTATAACCGACAAAAACCACAAGCCATGTGATGCATTTTGTCTTGATCTAAAAGCGAAAAAGTATCGGTCATGTCCAGGAGTAATTTCCGTAACAAATAAGAAACCAAGGCTGTACTATAACACCCTTAAGGAAGCAGAGGAAAATGGGTATCCATTTAATCCTTTAGAGCCGGATACTCTTGATCCGCGAATTAAAATGGCGTTCCTTTGCTATTAA